A single genomic interval of Plodia interpunctella isolate USDA-ARS_2022_Savannah chromosome 16, ilPloInte3.2, whole genome shotgun sequence harbors:
- the Larp7 gene encoding la-related protein 7 isoform X2 codes for MSESESADVETVEETKHENNHRKRVRHRKKQLYENILKQMEFYFSDANLNKDRYLGELIKKEPYVPLEIFLKFNKIRSMTQDINDIVKAMKNSTFLELSEDKTKVKRQTPILPYDADQRTVYVESIPVTASREWLERVFSDYGRVAYISLPKFKNSQRIKGYGFIEFSKPEEAQKCISTFTKMGCKLPTCMPPEDLSSIKMFSVEAPLEDIPEEREDFEPPKKKSKKNKDKKTHKNLELKLELESDHEKTLDTPTKDDTSTPTLTEENKHLDSESKEELTSQDETKEDSTHKKKKTRKRTAKERSRAKKNSNKNEAPKGALWGLQVLPKSEWKVLRNKYLNLQKKYMKEMKANIQNNRHLYSSIPAPAAPSVGAESDCGEEGKVATIERVAGVFVKEELAEPCFDVRLTKRTIRSNVHVLHVDVKEGQSEVIIRFDSAKSAEEYCSHCSNRAAVLSGACEESQWSRAESARASKRVRGRVRVLARARALGDSRARAPLAPASPQPTHTHIRFDE; via the exons ATGTCTGAATCTGAATCTGCCGATGTGGAAACAGTTGAAGAAACTAAACATGAAAACAATCATCGGAAGCGAGTTAGACATCGCAAAAAACAActctatgaaaatattttaaaacaaatggagttttattttagtgatgCCAACCTCAACAAAGATAGATATTTAGGTGAACTTATCAAGAAGGAACCCTATGTTccattagaaatatttttaaaattcaataaaattaggtCAATGACTCAAGACATTAACGATATTGTGAAAGCCATGAAAAATTCTACATTTTTGGAGCTTTCAGAAGATAAAACCAAG gTCAAGAGGCAAACACCAATTTTGCCATATGATGCAGACCAGAGGACGGTCTATGTTGAGTCTATACCAGTGACAGCCAGCAGGGAGTGGCTAGAGAGAGTGTTCTCAGACTATGGCAGAGTCGCTTATATCTCTCTACCTAAGTTCAAGAACTCTCAAAGaataaag GGTTATGGATTCATAGAGTTTAGTAAGCCAGAGGAAGCTCAAAAGTGCATCAgtacttttacaaaaatggGCTGCAAGCTTCCCACTTGTATGCCTCCTGAAGACTTATCTTCTATAAAAATGTTCAGTGTAGAAGCGCCTTTAGAAGACATACCAGAGGAAAGGGAAGATTTTGAGCCGCCAAAGAAAAAGTCAAAGaagaataaagataaaaagacACACAAAAATTTAGAACTGAAACTTGAACTTGAGTCCGACCATGAAAAAACACTGGATACACCCACG aaAGATGATACAAGTACACCTACTCTGACAGAA gaaaataaaCACTTAGACAGTGAGTCGAAAGAAGAGTTAACAAGCCAAGATGAGACCAAAGAAGATAGTACAcataagaagaaaaaaacaagaaaaagaaCTGCGAAAGAGAGGAGTCGCGCCAAAAAGAATTCTAACAAGAATGAAGCGCCAAAGGGCGCTCTATGGGGCCTGCAGGTTTTGCCAAAGTCTGAGTGGAAAGttctaagaaataaatacttgaatTTGCAAAAGAAGTATATGAAGGAAATGAAAgctaatatacaaaataacagaCATCTATATTCCAGTATTCCTGCACCAGCAGCTCCATCAGTTGGAGCGGaatcag ATTGTGGAGAAGAAGGGAAGGTCGCCACAATAGAGCGCGTGGCCGGTGTGTTCGTGAAGGAGGAACTGGCGGAGCCTTGCTTCGACGTGCGACTCACCAAGAGAACT atcaGAAGCAACGTTCACGTGCTTCACGTGGACGTGAAAGAAGGCCAGTCCGAAGTTATTATAAGATTTGACTCTGCAAAGTCTGCCGAAGAg TACTGCAGCCACTGTAGCAACCGCGCGGCGGTGCTGAGCGGCGCGTGCGAGGAGTCGCAGTGGTCGCGTGCGGAGAGCGCGCGCGCGAGCAAGCGCGTGCGCGGGCGCGTGCGCGTGctcgcgcgcgcgcgcgcgctcggGGActcgcgcgcgcgcgcgccgctcGCGCCCGCCTCGCCGCAGCCCACGCACACGCATATACGCTTCGACGAGTGA
- the Larp7 gene encoding la-related protein 7 isoform X4, giving the protein MSESESADVETVEETKHENNHRKRVRHRKKQLYENILKQMEFYFSDANLNKDRYLGELIKKEPYVPLEIFLKFNKIRSMTQDINDIVKAMKNSTFLELSEDKTKVKRQTPILPYDADQRTVYVESIPVTASREWLERVFSDYGRVAYISLPKFKNSQRIKGYGFIEFSKPEEAQKCISTFTKMGCKLPTCMPPEDLSSIKMFSVEAPLEDIPEEREDFEPPKKKSKKNKDKKTHKNLELKLELESDHEKTLDTPTENKHLDSESKEELTSQDETKEDSTHKKKKTRKRTAKERSRAKKNSNKNEAPKGALWGLQVLPKSEWKVLRNKYLNLQKKYMKEMKANIQNNRHLYSSIPAPAAPSVGAESDCGEEGKVATIERVAGVFVKEELAEPCFDVRLTKRTIRSNVHVLHVDVKEGQSEVIIRFDSAKSAEEYCSHCSNRAAVLSGACEESQWSRAESARASKRVRGRVRVLARARALGDSRARAPLAPASPQPTHTHIRFDE; this is encoded by the exons ATGTCTGAATCTGAATCTGCCGATGTGGAAACAGTTGAAGAAACTAAACATGAAAACAATCATCGGAAGCGAGTTAGACATCGCAAAAAACAActctatgaaaatattttaaaacaaatggagttttattttagtgatgCCAACCTCAACAAAGATAGATATTTAGGTGAACTTATCAAGAAGGAACCCTATGTTccattagaaatatttttaaaattcaataaaattaggtCAATGACTCAAGACATTAACGATATTGTGAAAGCCATGAAAAATTCTACATTTTTGGAGCTTTCAGAAGATAAAACCAAG gTCAAGAGGCAAACACCAATTTTGCCATATGATGCAGACCAGAGGACGGTCTATGTTGAGTCTATACCAGTGACAGCCAGCAGGGAGTGGCTAGAGAGAGTGTTCTCAGACTATGGCAGAGTCGCTTATATCTCTCTACCTAAGTTCAAGAACTCTCAAAGaataaag GGTTATGGATTCATAGAGTTTAGTAAGCCAGAGGAAGCTCAAAAGTGCATCAgtacttttacaaaaatggGCTGCAAGCTTCCCACTTGTATGCCTCCTGAAGACTTATCTTCTATAAAAATGTTCAGTGTAGAAGCGCCTTTAGAAGACATACCAGAGGAAAGGGAAGATTTTGAGCCGCCAAAGAAAAAGTCAAAGaagaataaagataaaaagacACACAAAAATTTAGAACTGAAACTTGAACTTGAGTCCGACCATGAAAAAACACTGGATACACCCACG gaaaataaaCACTTAGACAGTGAGTCGAAAGAAGAGTTAACAAGCCAAGATGAGACCAAAGAAGATAGTACAcataagaagaaaaaaacaagaaaaagaaCTGCGAAAGAGAGGAGTCGCGCCAAAAAGAATTCTAACAAGAATGAAGCGCCAAAGGGCGCTCTATGGGGCCTGCAGGTTTTGCCAAAGTCTGAGTGGAAAGttctaagaaataaatacttgaatTTGCAAAAGAAGTATATGAAGGAAATGAAAgctaatatacaaaataacagaCATCTATATTCCAGTATTCCTGCACCAGCAGCTCCATCAGTTGGAGCGGaatcag ATTGTGGAGAAGAAGGGAAGGTCGCCACAATAGAGCGCGTGGCCGGTGTGTTCGTGAAGGAGGAACTGGCGGAGCCTTGCTTCGACGTGCGACTCACCAAGAGAACT atcaGAAGCAACGTTCACGTGCTTCACGTGGACGTGAAAGAAGGCCAGTCCGAAGTTATTATAAGATTTGACTCTGCAAAGTCTGCCGAAGAg TACTGCAGCCACTGTAGCAACCGCGCGGCGGTGCTGAGCGGCGCGTGCGAGGAGTCGCAGTGGTCGCGTGCGGAGAGCGCGCGCGCGAGCAAGCGCGTGCGCGGGCGCGTGCGCGTGctcgcgcgcgcgcgcgcgctcggGGActcgcgcgcgcgcgcgccgctcGCGCCCGCCTCGCCGCAGCCCACGCACACGCATATACGCTTCGACGAGTGA
- the Larp7 gene encoding la-related protein 7 isoform X3, producing MSESESADVETVEETKHENNHRKRVRHRKKQLYENILKQMEFYFSDANLNKDRYLGELIKKEPYVPLEIFLKFNKIRSMTQDINDIVKAMKNSTFLELSEDKTKVKRQTPILPYDADQRTVYVESIPVTASREWLERVFSDYGRVAYISLPKFKNSQRIKGYGFIEFSKPEEAQKCISTFTKMGCKLPTCMPPEDLSSIKMFSVEAPLEDIPEEREDFEPPKKKSKKNKDKKTHKNLELKLELESDHEKTLDTPTENKHLDSESKEELTSQDETKEDSTHKKKKTRKRTAKERSRAKKNSNKNEAPKGALWGLQVLPKSEWKVLRNKYLNLQKKYMKEMKANIQNNRHLYSSIPAPAAPSVGAESVPDCGEEGKVATIERVAGVFVKEELAEPCFDVRLTKRTIRSNVHVLHVDVKEGQSEVIIRFDSAKSAEEYCSHCSNRAAVLSGACEESQWSRAESARASKRVRGRVRVLARARALGDSRARAPLAPASPQPTHTHIRFDE from the exons ATGTCTGAATCTGAATCTGCCGATGTGGAAACAGTTGAAGAAACTAAACATGAAAACAATCATCGGAAGCGAGTTAGACATCGCAAAAAACAActctatgaaaatattttaaaacaaatggagttttattttagtgatgCCAACCTCAACAAAGATAGATATTTAGGTGAACTTATCAAGAAGGAACCCTATGTTccattagaaatatttttaaaattcaataaaattaggtCAATGACTCAAGACATTAACGATATTGTGAAAGCCATGAAAAATTCTACATTTTTGGAGCTTTCAGAAGATAAAACCAAG gTCAAGAGGCAAACACCAATTTTGCCATATGATGCAGACCAGAGGACGGTCTATGTTGAGTCTATACCAGTGACAGCCAGCAGGGAGTGGCTAGAGAGAGTGTTCTCAGACTATGGCAGAGTCGCTTATATCTCTCTACCTAAGTTCAAGAACTCTCAAAGaataaag GGTTATGGATTCATAGAGTTTAGTAAGCCAGAGGAAGCTCAAAAGTGCATCAgtacttttacaaaaatggGCTGCAAGCTTCCCACTTGTATGCCTCCTGAAGACTTATCTTCTATAAAAATGTTCAGTGTAGAAGCGCCTTTAGAAGACATACCAGAGGAAAGGGAAGATTTTGAGCCGCCAAAGAAAAAGTCAAAGaagaataaagataaaaagacACACAAAAATTTAGAACTGAAACTTGAACTTGAGTCCGACCATGAAAAAACACTGGATACACCCACG gaaaataaaCACTTAGACAGTGAGTCGAAAGAAGAGTTAACAAGCCAAGATGAGACCAAAGAAGATAGTACAcataagaagaaaaaaacaagaaaaagaaCTGCGAAAGAGAGGAGTCGCGCCAAAAAGAATTCTAACAAGAATGAAGCGCCAAAGGGCGCTCTATGGGGCCTGCAGGTTTTGCCAAAGTCTGAGTGGAAAGttctaagaaataaatacttgaatTTGCAAAAGAAGTATATGAAGGAAATGAAAgctaatatacaaaataacagaCATCTATATTCCAGTATTCCTGCACCAGCAGCTCCATCAGTTGGAGCGGaatcag TTCCAGATTGTGGAGAAGAAGGGAAGGTCGCCACAATAGAGCGCGTGGCCGGTGTGTTCGTGAAGGAGGAACTGGCGGAGCCTTGCTTCGACGTGCGACTCACCAAGAGAACT atcaGAAGCAACGTTCACGTGCTTCACGTGGACGTGAAAGAAGGCCAGTCCGAAGTTATTATAAGATTTGACTCTGCAAAGTCTGCCGAAGAg TACTGCAGCCACTGTAGCAACCGCGCGGCGGTGCTGAGCGGCGCGTGCGAGGAGTCGCAGTGGTCGCGTGCGGAGAGCGCGCGCGCGAGCAAGCGCGTGCGCGGGCGCGTGCGCGTGctcgcgcgcgcgcgcgcgctcggGGActcgcgcgcgcgcgcgccgctcGCGCCCGCCTCGCCGCAGCCCACGCACACGCATATACGCTTCGACGAGTGA
- the LOC128676520 gene encoding VWFA and cache domain-containing protein CG16868, whose translation MIKDNADTMKLLSLLLTITSFGVSQIFAQNDNCTRTNSRGDYKLCVRKLADSLSNKFNEIILKELGSEYTTHYEIRNSHKVNRYQASDNDTLNDIAGKLNYKLSSAKNILKDMKNITGNNNTPSYTNPCPFNSIRKSVFIKSSSNLYDNFPIVESKSKMMDRFKDLKVKRQYFLSHMDYATDRDCTTMPHSNLRYLYHSVVNPDPKLVVFIIDNNMNPNSLQHAINVAKETVYSLQPTDYIALKMTNTTEFVKFDDTCSNDGTSDVGNATDNNKMIFREYTSSIEATFSNMSPLAINEELHNLLNKKSLPLNKLFILLTDTKVLKNETWLKIFPYSDYDSKLKFAIGLIYENQAERNSSLGILHIDKWHNNSNNHSVMRVHINDSAVIGQVASAFLSLLPGNYNDDQLRVIGPTWEATERDFMISLMLPTGSGVLGLDLYWSDLAEDIVYFRGVNLKKRAFVMDFAGKVLMHTFFPRPEISSEKIKFIQLEQVETYSFIPEVKKQMLNSSAGSVTMTEINCTDSITYSWKWVDSLYIVCIVSEVPSQSSLNSSDIYFTRNNKEILFHRLDLFPPKNGKICRHFKQIATIDQGTVYLSPSSFQSPFTYLYDMADGQEAVTYMQNYLAYLKSLAYGLLSNPGLKSDIQHDVNYLNSILSFYKRQHLHGAYSKYIVRRYAVTESGVLVMFPGTVLEYDYEPVKRPWYTYALENQGKVILTPPNLDVGGAGYIVSISYAVRKSNFPTVVVAMDVTMGFLYKMLIDSLPLCAVYNIKCFVMNNKGYLVSHPGLMDPNSSGPIEQQHITHKESMIAIDMLNHKGFVTKRLCNNFYDNTIQRFYEFNTSLSSILSNVATGPHCVHYYIAAIPGTNAFIGLVNASCNIGVFCPCSMIDRLCLNCNRMEQTECECPCECSSELYHCPNANVSRFNQDIPLCGMTPEHNNHKSHYFHNFAENLNSCFDFQCESYTTHSSCLGVLGCEWCQIDADAKTPLAAPFCTSQSTCFNGVLGAVTPYGEGTFGHVNRDAFGSYSAIGPIAGCIVTVSLIIAVAAYCYRQNVTSVSCHNLYVDGPAETWHDPDVQLSHLQSDDMHDKSGQDKLLPAMEIEAPISPYRVITGYRRAHTAGGSDHGYSTMTPHEDSEATGFSVNDPIILSDDTKSDVSCPLPAKIKPRLKTGGDLTVTVLPCGKNSIIAPVTVHRHMEAS comes from the coding sequence ATGATCAAAGATAATGCCGACACCATGAAGCTATTATCGCTGCTGTTAACGATTACGAGCTTCGGCGTCTCTCAGATCTTCGCCCAGAATGATAACTGCACAAGGACTAATAGTCGTGGAGATTACAAACTTTGTGTACGCAAGTTAGCAGATTCcctatcaaataaatttaacgaaATAATTCTCAAGGAACTCGGCAGTGAGTACACTACACACTACGAAATACGCAACTCACACAAAGTGAACCGCTATCAAGCATCCGACAATGATACATTGAATGATATTGctggtaaattaaattacaagcTCTCATctgctaaaaatattttgaaagataTGAAGAATATTACTGGCAATAACAATACTCCGTCCTACACTAATCCATGCCCATTTAATTCAATACGTAAGTCagtgtttattaaaagtagcagtaatttgtatgataatTTTCCAATTGTGGAATCTAAATCTAAAATGATGGACAGATTCAAAGATTTGAAAGTGAAGAGacagtattttttgtcacatatGGACTATGCCACAGACAGAGATTGTACAACAATGCCACACTCAAATCTTCGATATTTATATCATTCTGTAGTAAACCCAGACCCCAAGCTTGTGGTGTTtattattgacaataatatgaATCCCAACTCTCTACAACATGCTATTAATGTAGCTAAAGAAACAGTTTATTCATTGCAACCTACAGACTACATAGCATTAAAAATGACCAACACAACAGAgtttgtcaaatttgacgacaCTTGCAGCAATGATGGAACATCTGATGTGGGGAATGCTACAGACAACAACAAGATGATTTTTCGAGAGTACACATCAAGCATAGAAGCTACCTTTTCGAACATGTCTCCACTTGCAATCAATGAAGAGCTACATAATCTGTTAAACAAGAAATCCCTTCctctaaataaattgttcatcTTATTGACAGACACAAAAGTTCTAAAAAATGAAACATGGCtcaaaatatttccatattcAGACTATGATAGTAAACTGAAATTTGCTATTGGCTTGATATATGAAAACCAAGCTGAGAGGAATAGTTCTTTGGGAATTTTACACATTGATAAATGGCACAACAATTCAAACAACCATTCAGTCATGAGAGTACACATTAATGACAGTGCAGTGATTGGCCAAGTGGCTTCAGCATTTCTCTCTCTCCTGCCCGGAAACTACAATGATGACCAACTAAGGGTAATTGGTCCCACTTGGGAAGCCACAGAAAGAGATTTCATGATATCTTTGATGCTTCCGACCGGCAGCGGAGTACTAGGTTTGGACCTCTATTGGTCTGATCTTGCAGAAGACATAGTTTACTTCCGAGGTGTTAATCTTAAAAAGCGAGCATTTGTGATGGACTTTGCAGGCAAAGTACTTATGCATACATTCTTTCCTAGGCCTGAAATTTCAtcagaaaaaattaaatttatacaattagaACAAGTTGAAACATACAGTTTCATTCCTGAAGTGAAGAAACAAATGTTAAATTCTAGTGCAGGGTCTGTGACAATGACTGAAATTAACTGTACTGATTCTATCACTTACTCTTGGAAGTGGGTTGACAGTTTGTATATAGTATGTATTGTATCTGAGGTTCCCAGCCAAAGTTCACTCAATTCATCAGATATTTACTTTACACGAAATAACAAggaaattttgtttcatagaTTAGATCTATTTCCTccaaaaaatggaaaaatttgTAGACATTTCAAGCAGATTGCAACTATTGATCAGGGTACTGTATACCTTAGTCCTTCTAGCTTCCAATCTCCCTTTACATATCTTTATGATATGGCGGATGGTCAGGAAGCAGttacatatatgcaaaactATTTAGCATACTTAAAAAGCTTAGCATATGGCTTGCTATCCAATCCTGGTTTAAAAAGTGACATACAACATGATGTTAACTAtcttaattcaattttatctttttataaaaGACAGCATTTGCATGGTGCATATTCCAAATACATTGTGAGAAGGTATGCTGTAACAGAGAGTGGAGTTTTAGTAATGTTTCCAGGGACAGTTCtcgaatatgactatgaaccTGTAAAGAGGCCCTGGTACACATATGCTTTAGAAAACCAAGGCAAGGTGATCCTTACGCCCCCTAATCTAGATGTAGGGGGTGCTGGATACATTGTTAGCATTTCATACGCAGTGAGGAAGAGTAATTTTCCTACTGTTGTTGTTGCGATGGATGTCACCATGggatttctttataaaatgttaatcgACAGTTTACCACTCTGTGCAGTGTACAATATAAAGTGctttgtaatgaataataaagGGTATCTAGTATCACATCCTGGGCTGATGGATCCAAACAGTTCTGGACCGATTGAACAGCAGCATATTACCCATAAAGAGTCCATGATTGCCATCGATATGTTGAATCATAAAGGTTTTGTGACAAAGAGGttgtgtaataatttttatgataatactATTCAAAGGTTTTACGAATTCAACACATCCTTGTCGAGCATTCTCTCTAATGTGGCAACAGGACCTCACTGCGTTCATTACTATATTGCTGCGATTCCTGGCACCAATGCATTCATTGGCCTTGTGAACGCGTCGTGCAACATTGGCGTGTTCTGTCCCTGCAGTATGATAGATCGTTTGTGTCTGAATTGCAACCGCATGGAGCAGACTGAATGTGAATGCCCATGCGAATGTAGTTCTGAACTGTATCATTGTCCAAATGCAAATGTATCCAGATTCAACCAAGATATTCCTCTGTGTGGGATGACTCCAGAGCACAACAATCACAAGTCGcactattttcataattttgcagaaaatttaaatagctGCTTCGATTTTCAATGCGAGAGCTACACTACGCACTCCTCTTGTCTGGGAGTCTTAGGATGCGAATGGTGTCAAATAGACGCCGACGCTAAGACTCCTCTGGCTGCACCCTTCTGCACGTCGCAATCAACTTGCTTCAATGGCGTGCTAGGGGCAGTCACTCCATATGGTGAAGGCACTTTTGGCCACGTAAATAGAGATGCTTTTGGAAGTTATTCCGCCATAGGTCCTATAGCTGGATGTATAGTTACTGTTAGCTTAATAATAGCTGTCGCCGCGTACTGTTACAGGCAGAACGTGACTTCAGTTAGTTGTCATAATCTTTACGTAGACGGGCCGGCGGAAACGTGGCACGATCCTGATGTCCAATTGAGTCACTTGCAATCTGATGACATGCATGACAAGTCTGGCCAAGACAAGCTCTTACCGGCCATGGAGATAGAAGCTCCTATATCTCCGTACAGAGTCATAACAGGGTACAGACGAGCGCACACCGCGGGCGGCTCTGACCATGGCTATTCAACTATGACTCCTCACGAAGATTCAGAAGCCACTGGTTTCTCGGTCAATGACCCTATAATTTTGTCAGATGATACGAAATCTGACGTCAGTTGCCCTCTCCCAGCGAAGATCAAACCCAGATTGAAAACTGGTGGCGATCTCACCGTAACAGTGTTGCCTTGTGgcaaaaatagtattatagCTCCGGTCACCGTACACAGACACATGGAAGCATCATAA
- the Larp7 gene encoding la-related protein 7 isoform X1: protein MSESESADVETVEETKHENNHRKRVRHRKKQLYENILKQMEFYFSDANLNKDRYLGELIKKEPYVPLEIFLKFNKIRSMTQDINDIVKAMKNSTFLELSEDKTKVKRQTPILPYDADQRTVYVESIPVTASREWLERVFSDYGRVAYISLPKFKNSQRIKGYGFIEFSKPEEAQKCISTFTKMGCKLPTCMPPEDLSSIKMFSVEAPLEDIPEEREDFEPPKKKSKKNKDKKTHKNLELKLELESDHEKTLDTPTKDDTSTPTLTEENKHLDSESKEELTSQDETKEDSTHKKKKTRKRTAKERSRAKKNSNKNEAPKGALWGLQVLPKSEWKVLRNKYLNLQKKYMKEMKANIQNNRHLYSSIPAPAAPSVGAESVPDCGEEGKVATIERVAGVFVKEELAEPCFDVRLTKRTIRSNVHVLHVDVKEGQSEVIIRFDSAKSAEEYCSHCSNRAAVLSGACEESQWSRAESARASKRVRGRVRVLARARALGDSRARAPLAPASPQPTHTHIRFDE from the exons ATGTCTGAATCTGAATCTGCCGATGTGGAAACAGTTGAAGAAACTAAACATGAAAACAATCATCGGAAGCGAGTTAGACATCGCAAAAAACAActctatgaaaatattttaaaacaaatggagttttattttagtgatgCCAACCTCAACAAAGATAGATATTTAGGTGAACTTATCAAGAAGGAACCCTATGTTccattagaaatatttttaaaattcaataaaattaggtCAATGACTCAAGACATTAACGATATTGTGAAAGCCATGAAAAATTCTACATTTTTGGAGCTTTCAGAAGATAAAACCAAG gTCAAGAGGCAAACACCAATTTTGCCATATGATGCAGACCAGAGGACGGTCTATGTTGAGTCTATACCAGTGACAGCCAGCAGGGAGTGGCTAGAGAGAGTGTTCTCAGACTATGGCAGAGTCGCTTATATCTCTCTACCTAAGTTCAAGAACTCTCAAAGaataaag GGTTATGGATTCATAGAGTTTAGTAAGCCAGAGGAAGCTCAAAAGTGCATCAgtacttttacaaaaatggGCTGCAAGCTTCCCACTTGTATGCCTCCTGAAGACTTATCTTCTATAAAAATGTTCAGTGTAGAAGCGCCTTTAGAAGACATACCAGAGGAAAGGGAAGATTTTGAGCCGCCAAAGAAAAAGTCAAAGaagaataaagataaaaagacACACAAAAATTTAGAACTGAAACTTGAACTTGAGTCCGACCATGAAAAAACACTGGATACACCCACG aaAGATGATACAAGTACACCTACTCTGACAGAA gaaaataaaCACTTAGACAGTGAGTCGAAAGAAGAGTTAACAAGCCAAGATGAGACCAAAGAAGATAGTACAcataagaagaaaaaaacaagaaaaagaaCTGCGAAAGAGAGGAGTCGCGCCAAAAAGAATTCTAACAAGAATGAAGCGCCAAAGGGCGCTCTATGGGGCCTGCAGGTTTTGCCAAAGTCTGAGTGGAAAGttctaagaaataaatacttgaatTTGCAAAAGAAGTATATGAAGGAAATGAAAgctaatatacaaaataacagaCATCTATATTCCAGTATTCCTGCACCAGCAGCTCCATCAGTTGGAGCGGaatcag TTCCAGATTGTGGAGAAGAAGGGAAGGTCGCCACAATAGAGCGCGTGGCCGGTGTGTTCGTGAAGGAGGAACTGGCGGAGCCTTGCTTCGACGTGCGACTCACCAAGAGAACT atcaGAAGCAACGTTCACGTGCTTCACGTGGACGTGAAAGAAGGCCAGTCCGAAGTTATTATAAGATTTGACTCTGCAAAGTCTGCCGAAGAg TACTGCAGCCACTGTAGCAACCGCGCGGCGGTGCTGAGCGGCGCGTGCGAGGAGTCGCAGTGGTCGCGTGCGGAGAGCGCGCGCGCGAGCAAGCGCGTGCGCGGGCGCGTGCGCGTGctcgcgcgcgcgcgcgcgctcggGGActcgcgcgcgcgcgcgccgctcGCGCCCGCCTCGCCGCAGCCCACGCACACGCATATACGCTTCGACGAGTGA